In Gemmata obscuriglobus, a single genomic region encodes these proteins:
- a CDS encoding EamA family transporter gives MGTGSPSKVKLLAAFAAIYILWGSTYLAIRLAIDTLPPFLMAGSRFLIAGAALYAFGRPAGVPRPTARQWRNAVIGAVPLFVMGNGGVTWAEQAVPSGAAALVIATLPAWLLLLDWGYGGRRGPRAMEVAGIALGLTGVAVLSAPGGVDPVGAAVLLGAAVAWAVGSLFNRYADLPTSPALTAAMQMLAGGAIMIALGLAAGEAGRLDPAAVSWQSAAAVGYLVAVAVVALPAYNWLLSVTSPAAVGTYAFVNPVVAVLLGWAVAGEAVTERTGPAAALVVAGVILLVWPRKRAASANESRDRHDA, from the coding sequence ATGGGAACCGGGTCGCCGTCCAAGGTCAAACTGCTGGCCGCGTTCGCCGCCATTTACATCTTGTGGGGCTCGACTTACCTCGCCATCCGGCTGGCGATCGACACCCTCCCGCCGTTCCTGATGGCCGGGTCTCGGTTCCTCATCGCCGGCGCGGCGCTGTACGCTTTCGGGCGCCCCGCCGGCGTGCCCCGCCCCACGGCCCGGCAGTGGCGGAACGCCGTGATCGGAGCGGTCCCGCTGTTCGTTATGGGCAACGGCGGGGTGACGTGGGCGGAGCAGGCGGTGCCGTCCGGGGCCGCGGCCCTCGTCATCGCGACCCTTCCGGCGTGGCTGCTGTTACTCGACTGGGGGTACGGCGGCCGGCGCGGGCCGCGGGCGATGGAGGTCGCGGGGATCGCGCTCGGGCTGACGGGGGTGGCGGTCCTGTCCGCCCCCGGAGGCGTTGACCCGGTCGGCGCCGCTGTGCTGCTCGGGGCAGCGGTAGCGTGGGCGGTCGGGTCGCTCTTCAACCGGTACGCCGATCTTCCCACCTCACCGGCCCTGACCGCCGCCATGCAAATGCTGGCCGGCGGTGCCATCATGATTGCACTGGGGCTGGCGGCCGGCGAGGCGGGTCGGCTCGACCCGGCGGCGGTGTCGTGGCAGTCGGCCGCCGCGGTGGGGTACTTGGTGGCGGTCGCGGTGGTGGCCCTGCCGGCGTACAACTGGCTGCTTTCGGTCACGTCGCCGGCGGCCGTCGGGACGTACGCGTTCGTGAACCCGGTGGTCGCGGTGCTGCTCGGGTGGGCCGTTGCCGGGGAAGCGGTGACCGAACGAACCGGACCGGCCGCCGCGCTCGTCGTGGCGGGGGTGATACTGCTCGTTTGGCCTCGAAAGCGGGCGGCCTCTGCAAACGAATCACGGGACCGGCACGACGCGTGA